The Pseudomonas cavernicola DNA segment GGTGCGGTATTTCAGAAGGTCGTGCTTGAGGAAGATCTCATTCAGCTCGCGGGCGATGTCGCAGCAGCGCGCGCCGGGCTTGATCAGCTTGAGGCCGGCCTCGTGCACCTCGACGTTGACGTTCCACAGGCGCAGGTGCTCATCCGAGCAATGGTCGAGGAACAACGTGCGCTCCAGCGCAGTGTAGTAACCGGCGATCATCGGGAAGCAGTTAAGGCTGAGGATGTCGCCCTTGTTGACCTTGCGGCTGGTCACCGGATTATGCGCGCCGTCGGTGTTGATGCCGGACTGGAACCAGGTCCAGGTGTCCATCAACTCGCCATTCGGGAAGGTTCGGGCGATTTCCCGCACCATCGCCTGGGTGGCGTGCAGCGCCACTTCATACTCCGGCACCTGATCGCGCAATGCTTCGACCACCGCCGCGCCACCGATATCGGCAATCCGCGCGCCGTGGCGAATCATCACCTGCTCTTCCGCCGACTTGATCATGCGCATGCGCATGCACGGTGCGGCGATGTCGACCAGCTGCGCCTGCGGATAACGCGCGGCGAGCTTCTCGTGGTTCTGCAGGTTCAGGTGATCGAACTCGATACCGATGCGCCCCGCCTTCGGCAGCGCCTGCTGGATGGCGACGAAGTAGTTGTCGCGCTGCCAGTCGGTGTAGACGATGTTTTCGGTGCCGACGGTGCGGCGCCAGGGCTGGCCACCGTCGATGTTGGCGCTGATCGACACCACCTTGTCCTGGGTGACCACCAACGCATAGGGACGGCCGAAGGAGCAGTAGAGGAAATCGCTGTAGTAGTTGACGTTGTGGTACGAGGTGAAGACCGCAGCGTCAATGTCCTGGGCCGCCATGTAGGCGCGCAGCTTGGCCTGACGCTCGGCGTATTCCTGCTCGGAGAAGGTCGGTTGGACTTTCTCGCCATTCTGGATTTGCAGCGTTTTTGGCATTTGCATGATCTGTATTCCTTGTCATTGTGAGCGTTTCGGTATGCCGCTTTTGGCCGGCCCCTGGAGAGCATTGCAGCAGATACCCGGGAGCAACTTTTGTACGTTTGCGACCCGAAGTTGGTTAGATCCGAATAGTGGACACCAGGGCAAAAAAAACCGGCCCCGAAAGATCTCGAGGCCGGATGGGTGACGCGTCAGTGATGCTCTCAATGCAGCGGCGGGGAATTCATACGGCGGCGGTGCACTCGCTCATCTTTGGGCGGCACGCCATATTGTTCGCGGTAGCGCTTGGAGAAGTGCTGGGTTGAAATGAAGCCGCACTCAGCCGCCACCTGCATCACCTGACGTGGGTCCATGCCGTTTGGAAGGGTGGAACAGGCGCGCCAGGAGCACTGACGGAGGGGGGAAGGAAAAAGCCGGCCTGCTCTGGGAGCAGGCCGTAAAGAGGTGAGCGATAGACGGCGCCAGGTGGGCCTAGCGTCAAACGCTTTCCGTTGAAGCCACTTCAATGGTTTGCACGGTACTTTTCTTGGCGTTGAAGATTGAGCCCGTACATACGATGGACAGTGTGAGCGCACCGGTAGCGATCACTTCCATACGATGCTCTGGCAAAATCAGCATAACGACCAGAATGCTCAAGATACAGAAAATAACCAGATAGCTGAGCCATGGGTAAAACCACATCTTGAATGCAATGGGCTGTCCCGATTCATTCAATTTCTTGCGAAGTTTGAGCTGGGAAACAGCAATGACGAGGTACACCAGCAGTGCGACAGCTCCCGAACTGGCCAGCAGGAAGGAGAACACTTCGTTGGGCGCGAAGTAATTGAGCGCTGTGGTCAGAAAACCGACGGCTGTGCTCGCCAGTACCGCAACATATGGCACCCCGGACGATGAAGTTTTCTGCAGCACTTGAGGGCCATCCCCGCGCTTGCTCAGGGAGTAGACCATGCGCGAGGCTGTATAGATGGCTGAGTTGAGGCAGCTGGCCACCGCTATCAGTACAACGATATCGACAATCATCTTCGCCTGTGGAACGTTCATCAGCTCAAGCGCTCGCTGATAAGAACCCACCTCCCCAAGCAGGGGGTCGTTCCAGGGGACGATGGAGATGATGAGGAATACCGAGACAATATAGAAAATCCCCATTCGCCAGACGACCGAGTTTGTCGCGCGGATGATCTGCTTGGCGGGGTTCTGGGATTCGGCCGCTGCAATCGTGACGATTTCCGTGCCCATGAAGCTGAATACGGTGATGAGCATCGCGCCGATGACAGCCGTCATGCCATTGGGCATGAAACCACCAAACGCGTTGCTTAACTGCATGACACCACTCACCTCTCTACCCGGCAATGCGCCCGCCAGGGCGAGCCCGCCGATGGCGATGAAGCCCAATACGGCAATGACTTTGAGCATGGCGAACCAGAACTCGAACTCCCCGTAACGAGCCACGCTGAACAGGTTGGTTACCGTCAATAGACCGGTGACCGCGATTGCAAACTCCCACGTCTGCACCGCAGGGAACCAGGCGTGCAAGATAGCGGCGGCGGCGATGGCTTCGATAGGAATGACCAATACCCAGAACCACCAGTACAGCCAGCCGATGGTAAAGCCCGCGCTGCGTCCCATCGCACGCTCGGCATAGGTCGAAAATGATCCGGTATCGGGTGAGGCTACAGCCATTTCTCCCAGCATGCGCATGACCAGAACGACCAGCGTACCGGAAAAAATGTAAGCCAGAATCGCCGCGGGACCGGCGGATGCGATGGCGTGCCCTGAGCCGATGAATAGGCCGGCACCGATGGCGCCGGCAATGGAAAGCATGGTGACATGACGCTGCTTGAGGCCTGGGGCCAAAGTGGAGCTGTTGGACATGATATTTACCCTTTTTATTCTACTAGGAGGGTGAAGGATCAGCTGTGGGTTGTTATTTCGGGCCTCAGGGGTGCTCTTTATGTTGCTAAATCAAACGCCTCCCGTACTGCGGCGCTGATGCCGGAGACACAGACGCTCAGGATCAGCTCGCCCTTCTCGCGGCTGGCCGTTTTCGCCGAAGACAGCGTGCCCGGCGCCGGGGTGCGCTCGGGAATGACCGGGAACACGTCGTAAGGCGGAAAGGTGGCGGGCGGATGGTCCACGACCTTGTCCAGATCGACCAGCTGGGGGTACAGGGCCAGCATCAGCGAAGTCTCGAAGACGCCGCCGTGCTCGATATCCCAGCCCAGGAAACCGTCCGGATACAGACGCCCGATCACCTGGGGATCGCGGACGAAGTCCCAGTACGAGAGCGCCACGACCTTGAAATCGTCCACCCCGGCGTAGCGCAACTCGCGCAAGGCCAGATCGATGCCTTCGACTATGAACATCGAGTTCTCGTAGTGGCCGTTCATCATCACCAGGCGGCGCACGCCATGGCGCGCGAGCTCGCGGATGATGTCCTGGACCGTGTGCGTCAGGGTGGCGCCGTCGAGGCTGGTGGTGCCGGGGAAGTGGTTGCCGCCACCGGACTTCTGCTGCGACTTGTAGCCGTACTGGATCCCCGGCAGCACCAGCGCGCCGATGCGCTCGGCGACCCGCTGGCACACCGCGGTGGGCAGCAGCACATCGACGTTCATGCACATGTGGTGGCCATGCTGCTCGAGCGCGCCGACCGGCAGCATCGCCACGCAGTTACCCTCGGCGACCTTGGCTTCGTACTCCTTCCAGGTCAGCTCACCTATGAAAACACTCTTGCTCATCGATATTTCTCCAACATTTCCGGGTCCGGCCGGAGTGCCGACCGGGATCTGATGCTCACTCGCCGCGCAGGATCAGCGCACGCGCGCCGTCCCACTCGGCGAAGATCTGCTGTCCGCCGTGCAGGCCGAGCCGGTCGTAATCGGCATGCGGTTTCTGCACCTGCAGCTCGAGCCCGCCGCCGGCTTCGAGGTGGATGTTGACCATCGAGCCGATGAACTCTTCACCGACCACGGTGCAGGCCAGCCGGTTGGGCCGGCCAGGCTGCGCGGTGAGGTCGATATGCTCGGCGCTCAGGCAGACGGTGACCAGATCGCCGGGGGCGACCGACTTACCGTCCGGCAGACGCGCCTGGAACTCGCCGTGCTCCGAGCCGACATGGACCAAGCCCGCATCGTCGAAGCCGGTGACGGTACCGGTGAGGATGTTCTTGCCGCCGACGAACTCGGCGACGAAGCGGTTGTGCGGCTCGAGGAAAACCTCCTGCGGCGAGCCAATCTGTTCGACCCGGCCCCGGCTCATGATCACCACGCGATCGGCCATCGCGAAGGCTTCGGACTGACTGTGGGTGACGTAGACGAAGGTGATGCCAAGATCCTTCTGCAGCCCGGTCAACACGCTCTGCATGCGCACGCTCAGGTTGGCGTCGAGTGCGCTCAGCGGCTCGTCGAGCAGCAGGATCGGCGGCTCGGTAACCAGCGAGCGCGCCAGCGCCACGCGTTGGCGCTGGCCGCCGGAGAGCTGGCTGATGTCGCGCGCGGCGAACTCCTCAAGCCCGAGCCGCTCGAGCCAATGCAGCGCCTTCTTGCGCCGCTCGGCCTTGGCCATACCGCGCATCCGCAGACCGAACTCGACGTTCTCGAGCACGTTGAGAAACGGGAACAGCGCCAGGTTCTGCCAGACCAGCGGCGTCTCCCGCTCCCAGGAGTAGAGGTCATTGATCCGCTCGCCGTTGAGGCGTATCTCGCCTTCGCTCGGCTTGTCGAGGCCGGCGAGCATGCGCAGCGTCGTGGTCTTGCCGCAG contains these protein-coding regions:
- the gabP gene encoding GABA permease, encoding MSNSSTLAPGLKQRHVTMLSIAGAIGAGLFIGSGHAIASAGPAAILAYIFSGTLVVLVMRMLGEMAVASPDTGSFSTYAERAMGRSAGFTIGWLYWWFWVLVIPIEAIAAAAILHAWFPAVQTWEFAIAVTGLLTVTNLFSVARYGEFEFWFAMLKVIAVLGFIAIGGLALAGALPGREVSGVMQLSNAFGGFMPNGMTAVIGAMLITVFSFMGTEIVTIAAAESQNPAKQIIRATNSVVWRMGIFYIVSVFLIISIVPWNDPLLGEVGSYQRALELMNVPQAKMIVDIVVLIAVASCLNSAIYTASRMVYSLSKRGDGPQVLQKTSSSGVPYVAVLASTAVGFLTTALNYFAPNEVFSFLLASSGAVALLVYLVIAVSQLKLRKKLNESGQPIAFKMWFYPWLSYLVIFCILSILVVMLILPEHRMEVIATGALTLSIVCTGSIFNAKKSTVQTIEVASTESV
- a CDS encoding M24 family metallopeptidase, which translates into the protein MQMPKTLQIQNGEKVQPTFSEQEYAERQAKLRAYMAAQDIDAAVFTSYHNVNYYSDFLYCSFGRPYALVVTQDKVVSISANIDGGQPWRRTVGTENIVYTDWQRDNYFVAIQQALPKAGRIGIEFDHLNLQNHEKLAARYPQAQLVDIAAPCMRMRMIKSAEEQVMIRHGARIADIGGAAVVEALRDQVPEYEVALHATQAMVREIARTFPNGELMDTWTWFQSGINTDGAHNPVTSRKVNKGDILSLNCFPMIAGYYTALERTLFLDHCSDEHLRLWNVNVEVHEAGLKLIKPGARCCDIARELNEIFLKHDLLKYRTFGYGHSFGTLSHYYGREAGLELREDIDTVLEPGMVVSIEPMIMLPEGLPGAGGYREHDILIVKENGAENITKFPYGPEKNIIRK
- a CDS encoding ABC transporter ATP-binding protein gives rise to the protein MTQPLVVFDNVVKHFGSYLAVERMNLEIYKGEFVAIMGSSGCGKTTTLRMLAGLDKPSEGEIRLNGERINDLYSWERETPLVWQNLALFPFLNVLENVEFGLRMRGMAKAERRKKALHWLERLGLEEFAARDISQLSGGQRQRVALARSLVTEPPILLLDEPLSALDANLSVRMQSVLTGLQKDLGITFVYVTHSQSEAFAMADRVVIMSRGRVEQIGSPQEVFLEPHNRFVAEFVGGKNILTGTVTGFDDAGLVHVGSEHGEFQARLPDGKSVAPGDLVTVCLSAEHIDLTAQPGRPNRLACTVVGEEFIGSMVNIHLEAGGGLELQVQKPHADYDRLGLHGGQQIFAEWDGARALILRGE
- a CDS encoding creatininase, with amino-acid sequence MSKSVFIGELTWKEYEAKVAEGNCVAMLPVGALEQHGHHMCMNVDVLLPTAVCQRVAERIGALVLPGIQYGYKSQQKSGGGNHFPGTTSLDGATLTHTVQDIIRELARHGVRRLVMMNGHYENSMFIVEGIDLALRELRYAGVDDFKVVALSYWDFVRDPQVIGRLYPDGFLGWDIEHGGVFETSLMLALYPQLVDLDKVVDHPPATFPPYDVFPVIPERTPAPGTLSSAKTASREKGELILSVCVSGISAAVREAFDLAT